Proteins from one candidate division KSB1 bacterium genomic window:
- the cysC gene encoding adenylyl-sulfate kinase, whose product MDKTNLIRNHIMTNSPRGCTIWFTGLSGAGKSTITEHLVPLLKARGSKVEVLDGDVVRTNLSKGLGFSKEDRDTNIRRIGFVCHLLSRNGVIAIAAAISPYKAIRDENRALIKDFVEVYVKVSLETCIQRDVKGLYKKALAGEIKEFTGVSDPYEPPDNPDVVCETEKETPLESAQKIIRKLEEMGYLSPTAHAGDDGCFTVGDPRAHQPQPSVLAAV is encoded by the coding sequence ATGGACAAAACGAATTTAATAAGGAACCATATCATGACCAACTCCCCCCGTGGCTGCACTATATGGTTTACCGGCCTCTCCGGCGCCGGCAAGTCGACCATCACCGAGCATCTTGTCCCGTTGTTAAAAGCGCGCGGCAGCAAGGTGGAAGTGCTTGACGGTGACGTGGTGCGCACCAATTTGAGCAAAGGCCTGGGATTTTCCAAGGAAGATCGTGACACCAACATCCGGCGCATCGGCTTCGTCTGCCATTTGCTGTCGCGCAACGGCGTGATCGCCATTGCCGCGGCGATTTCTCCTTACAAAGCCATTCGTGATGAAAATCGCGCGCTGATCAAAGACTTCGTCGAAGTCTATGTGAAAGTTTCGCTCGAAACTTGCATTCAGCGTGATGTCAAAGGCCTTTATAAAAAAGCACTGGCCGGTGAGATCAAGGAATTTACTGGCGTCAGCGATCCGTACGAGCCGCCGGACAATCCGGACGTGGTTTGCGAAACCGAAAAGGAAACGCCGCTCGAAAGCGCGCAAAAGATTATTCGCAAACTGGAAGAAATGGGTTATCTTTCTCCAACTGCCCATGCTGGCGATGACGGTTGCTTCACCGTCGGCGATCCCAGGGCGCACCAGCCGCAGCCGTCGGTATTGGCAGCGGTGTAA
- a CDS encoding PAS domain S-box protein — MGLLIDQGFRKLFEAVPDAILIVNPQGTIVMANAQAEKLFGCTLQELLGVTVENLVPERFRDQHLHQCAAYFANPQARPMGAGLELYGLRKDGSVFPAEISLSPLQTADGTLVVCVLRDMTARQQAEAQLAYHSHLLANINDAVVASDHHFVITAWNRAAEVLYGWKAEEVIGRSAPEIFRTGVVNLERSRTIRLLMATGHFKGEVIHYHKSGAPIYVEVTAIALRDEQGRTSGYVSVNRDITERKRAEKALRQSEERFRALMEELRTSREQLRHHYVHLQTVREEERSRIAREIHDELGQVLTALKMDLSWLHNGLPGSYPGLREKAKSMLKLIDMTIKTVQRISAELRPGMLDDLGLSAAIEWQAREFRDRTGIETEVVFSPEDIVIDHERSTVIFRIFQETLTNIARHARATKLKINLVKGADKLILKVRDNGKGITKEQIFDAKSFGLIGMRERVDPWKGKVKIKGIPNQGTIIFVSIPLP, encoded by the coding sequence ATGGGGTTGTTAATTGATCAAGGGTTTAGGAAGCTTTTTGAGGCGGTGCCGGATGCCATCCTCATTGTCAACCCCCAGGGCACAATTGTCATGGCCAATGCGCAAGCTGAGAAGTTGTTTGGTTGCACCTTGCAGGAACTGCTTGGTGTCACCGTGGAGAATTTGGTGCCGGAGCGTTTTCGTGATCAACATCTTCATCAATGCGCCGCTTACTTTGCAAATCCGCAAGCGCGTCCGATGGGCGCGGGTTTGGAGCTTTATGGTTTGCGCAAGGACGGCAGCGTTTTCCCCGCGGAAATCAGCCTCAGTCCCCTGCAAACCGCCGATGGCACGCTGGTCGTTTGTGTGCTGCGCGACATGACGGCGCGCCAGCAGGCCGAGGCGCAGCTCGCCTATCATTCCCATTTGCTCGCCAATATCAATGACGCGGTCGTGGCTTCTGACCATCACTTTGTGATCACCGCCTGGAATCGCGCCGCGGAAGTGCTCTATGGCTGGAAGGCGGAAGAGGTAATTGGCCGGTCGGCGCCGGAGATTTTTCGCACTGGCGTCGTTAACCTGGAGCGGTCGCGAACCATCCGGTTGTTAATGGCGACGGGGCATTTCAAGGGCGAAGTGATTCACTATCATAAAAGCGGCGCGCCAATTTATGTTGAAGTCACCGCTATTGCGCTGCGCGATGAACAGGGCCGCACCAGCGGTTACGTCAGCGTGAACCGGGACATTACCGAGCGCAAGCGGGCGGAAAAGGCACTGCGCCAGAGCGAGGAGCGTTTCCGCGCGCTGATGGAAGAATTGCGAACTTCGCGCGAACAGTTGCGCCATCATTATGTTCATTTGCAAACGGTTCGTGAAGAAGAACGGTCACGGATTGCGCGGGAGATTCACGACGAGCTGGGGCAGGTGCTCACCGCTTTGAAGATGGATTTGTCCTGGCTGCACAACGGCCTGCCCGGCTCATACCCGGGGCTGCGAGAAAAAGCCAAATCCATGCTGAAGCTTATCGATATGACCATCAAAACCGTGCAGCGGATTTCGGCGGAGCTGCGGCCGGGCATGTTGGATGACCTTGGCCTCTCCGCCGCCATCGAATGGCAGGCCAGGGAATTTCGTGATCGCACTGGCATCGAAACGGAAGTGGTCTTTTCGCCGGAAGACATCGTTATCGATCACGAGCGCTCAACTGTCATCTTTCGCATCTTTCAGGAAACCCTGACCAATATCGCCCGCCACGCCAGGGCCACCAAGCTTAAAATCAACCTGGTAAAAGGCGCAGACAAGCTCATCTTGAAGGTGCGCGACAATGGCAAAGGCATTACGAAAGAACAAATTTTCGACGCGAAATCGTTCGGGCTTATTGGCATGAGGGAGCGTGTCGATCCCTGGAAGGGAAAAGTTAAAATTAAAGGAATACCGAACCAGGGAACGATTATTTTTGTCAGCATTCCATTGCCGTGA